The nucleotide window TGATTTCAGCAATGGCCTCTTCGATTGCCCAGTATTGTTTGGGAACGTTGCAGGGAACGAGGTAGCGTCGGAAGGCATCTTCCATGGAGCCGACGTAGTGCCGCTTCATCAGCGCGCGGGCGATGTGCGGTCGGCCGATCGAGTCATGGGCATAGGCCAGAACTTCCTCGAGATCTATAGTGGCCCGGTTCTCCTCTGTCAGGCGCATGTTCACCAGCGAGAGAATTTTGATGTTGCGGTGTTCTCTCCGTTCGCGAAAGCTGTTCAGCTTTGCCAGGAAAACCGCATCGTCATACTGAATGCCATACCCCAGCAGATGGACATCCTGCCACGTCTTGTAGCTGACCGAAAGCTCCACCGCCGGAATGACCTCGATTTCGCATTTCGCAGCGGCAGTGATCGCCTCTGCTACTCCGGCCACTGTGTCATGATCCGCAATCGCAATGGTTTCAAGTCCTTCCGCCCGGGCACGTTCGACGACTTGAACCGGTGAGAGCACACCATCGGAGCAATTCGAATGGATATGAAGGTCGATATAGTGTGCATTACTGTTCATGCCAATCATACTAACCGCTCCCTCTGCAAAAGTAAAACGCGTATTGCCTGGCCTGCTGCCATCGGGTATGATCGCCGTCATGAAACCAGATGACATTCACGCGGTTATTGCTATTTTGCGGGAACAGTGCCGGGATTGGCGGACACCGGCAGTCACCGTTGTGGCCGACGGCGGCCGGGACCCATTCAAGGTTCTGGTCTCCTGCATCATTTCACTGCGCACCAGGGACGAGGTCACTGCCGTTGCGTCGGCCAGGCTTTTCTCCCGTGCCGCAACCCCCGAGCTGATGCAGCACTTGTCGGTGGATGAGGTCGCTGAGCTCGTGTACCCTGCCGGATTCTACCGGAACAAAGCGTCGCAGATACTGGAAATTTCTCGCCGGTTGGTGGCCGATTACGGCGGAAATGTGCCGGACGACATGGACACCCTGCTGCAATTCAAAGGCGTCGGGCGCAAGACCGCAAATCTCGTGCAGACGCTGGGATTCGGAAAGCCGGGAATCTGTGTCGATACCCATGTCCACCGCATTTGCAACCGATGGGGATATGTCGAAACAAAGTCGCCGGATGAAACCGAGCGCCATTTGCGCATGCTGCTGCCCGTGGACTACTGGATCGAGATCAACGATCTCCTGGTGGCTTTTGGGCAGAACCAATGTTATCCGATCTCACCACGCTGTTCCACCTGCCGGATTGCGAGCTTCTGTGCCCGCAGAGGCGTCCTGAAATCACGCTGATTTTTTTAAGCCAAAGTTAAAATCGAGCCCCTGTTTTATAGCGACTTGAAAGATCGGATTTGGCTGTTGCCAGCACGGCGATTTCTGTGTAAAAGTATTAAACATTATTGGAAAAACGTTCGTTGAAATTGAGGAGGTATTCATGCTCAGAAGAATCGGATTCATAGGTCTCGGGACTGTTGGCAAGCATATGGCAGCCAATCTGACCAAAGCTAATTATGAACTCACCGTCTTCGATCTCAGCCAGTCGGCTGTTGATGACCTGAAAGCTTTGGGGGCAGGCGCTGCGACCAGCGCGGCCGAGGCTGCCAAGGGGCGGGATCTGGTAATTGCCATTGTTCCCGAAGGAAGCGAACTGGCGTCGCTGGTATTCGGAGAGCATGGCATTCTGGCGGGCATCGATCCCGGCACCATATTGGCCGACATGGGATCCCACGCACTTGAAACCACCATGAAGACAGCAGAAGAGGCGGCCAAGAAAAAAGTGATGTACCTCGATGCGCCGGTCTGGGGGAATAAAGACCATGCCGTCAATGGCCTGATGACCATTATCGCCGGCGGCGATCCTGCATTGGTGGGACGCTGCCAGGAACCCTTTTCCTATTTCGGCCTCAATGTAATCCATGTCGGCCGGATCGGTGACGCCACCAAAATGAAGTTTATCGTCAACCTCGTCCAGGCCGAACTGGTACAGGTGTTGGCTGAAGGGCTGGTATTCGGCGAGAAAATGGGTTTTACCGCCGACAGGATTCTCGAAGTGCTCGATACACGAGGCGTGGCCTCACCGCTGTTCCATCAGAAAGGGCGCTCCATGGCCCGGGGAGATTTCTCACGGAGTCTGGCGCTGAAATATGTCAACGACCAGTTGCACATGGTAATGAATGCCGCCCGTTTGACCGGCTTGACACTTCCGGCGGCGGAAGCGGCTTCCAAAGTGTACGAAGAGGCTGTCGGTCGCGGACTGGGCGAAGAAGATTTTTCTGCGGTGATAAAAGTACTGCGGAAGTAGGCTTGAGAGACCGGGGCAGTATGCTACATTTGAAGGCGTCCGATAGAGTGGGACGCCTTTTTTCTTTAAGGGATGGCAGGTTGTCCGTTTGAGCGTTTGAGCGAGCAGGGAGGAAAATCGATGGCTGCTTTATTTCGTCCGCGTCCGGTGTATGTGGCAGCTTCATGGATGGCGCCGGTCGGCCGCTACAATGGCAAGGAGAAGCAAAATCTCTCGTTTCTCGAATTGGCGGAGCGGTGCGGGGAGGTGTTCACCGGAAGTCCGGTGAGGCGCCGCGATATCGAGGCGGTTGTTGTCGGAAGTCAGAATCCGGCAGCATTCTCCGCGGTCGACAATACCGCCGCCAAAATTGCGGGTATTTTAGGCATATCCGGAGCAAAATCGGTCCTGATCGATACGGCATCGTCATCGGGAGCTTCCGCCTTTGAAAATGCCTATCTGGAAGTGGCTTCCGGGCGCAACGACCATGTGCTTGCCATCGGTATCCAGAAAATGAGCGATGTTTCGACCCAGGAATCGACCCGGATCATAGCTGGTGTAATCGATCGTGAAGAATCCGAATTCGGTCTGACCATGCCTGCGTGCGGGGCATTGGTCGCCAGGGCGCTCAAGGAGAAACTGGGGTTGTCGGATGAGGAGTGGACCGCTTATGCCGCCCTTCTGACCCAGCGCAGTCAACGGTTTGCCGCCAACAACCCCAATGCCCACCTTAACATGACGATCGAGGTGAGCGATTACTACAGCCAGATTGCCAACGGCAAAAATTACCGTTACTGGCACCCTCTCCGCTACCACGACTTCTGCCCCATGTCGGACGGTGTCGCAGCGATCATTCTGACTTCGAAACCTCAGGATGTACTGGTGAGTGGGCTCGGCAGCGCCACCGACATCCCCACCATTGCCGACCGGAACTACTTCCATTCGTTTCCGGCCACGGTGATAGCAGCCGGCTATGCCTACGGAATGGCCGGCCTCACCAACGTGCGGAAACTGACCGGAAAAATGCATGTCAACATGCACGATCCTTTCAACGGTTTTGGTCCGATCAACATGGTCGATCTGGGGATTGTCAGTCGAAACCGCCTGATGGATGCTCTTCTGGATGATACGTTGACCGGCCCGGACGGTGCTTTTCCGACGAATCTGACAGGCGGGCTGAAGGGGAGGGGCCATCCCCTGGGCGCCACCGGCATGATTCAGATCGTGGAGAATCACGCGCTGATCCGTGAAAAAGGTTTCATTGCCGGCTTGTCGCATTCGATAGGGGGGCCTATCAACAACAATGTTGTGGTGCTGCTCGAACGGAGCGACCATTTCCAATCCCGGAGGCACGAGCCGTTTAAACCGTGGGGGTTGCCATCCCTGGGAAAATTGAAGCCCAAGCGTGTATCCCTGGATGCATTGCTGGCCGGCGGAGGTTCGGTGGAGGGGGCTTTCGTGACGTCCACGGTCCGCTTCGACTACAAGACCGCCCGGCCGGAAGTGGTTATCCTGATCGTGGCCTGTCGTTTCGAAAAAACCACGTATAAATTCCTTTTCGGTATCGATGGTGAATACTATTCGCGGGTGGCAATCTTCGAGGGAGGCGATCCGGTCGCCATCGAGAGGGTTGATGGCAACATCATGATCAATCGCATTCCTGTCCGCAAGTTTTACACCCGTACCATCAATGGTCTGGTAGAACTGGCCGGGAACGGCTGGAAGCGTTTTATCGGGAAGAATCCGGGCCCGGCCACTACCCAGGAAGTTCCGAAAGAGCCTTGATTTTTTCAGTTTCAGTTGCTATGCTGATTAGCAGTCGAACTATCAGAGTGCTAATTTTTGAAAAGGAGATGACGAGATGGTTGCTCATCTGCCGGTTGTTGCGGACAGCCTGTCCCTGTATCTGGCCGAAATTCGAAAATTTCCACTGATGAGTGAGGAAGAGGAGCATCGCACGGCAGTTGCCTTCTATGAACGAAAAGAGCTGGCTGCGGCCCACGCGCTGATTACCTCCAATCTGCGCTTCGTGGTAAAGGTCGCCCATGAGTACCGTCACTACGGCCTCAAGATGCTCGACCTGATTCAGGAGGGCAACATCGGGTTGATGCTGGCTGTAAGAAAATTCAATCCGTACAAAGGCATCCGCCTGATTTCCTATGCGGTGTGGTGGATCAAAGCCTATATTCAGAATCACATCATTTCCGCCTGGAGCCTGCTCAAGATCGGCACCACACAGGCACAGCGCAAGCTTTTCTTTAAACTGCGCGAGGCCAAAAACGCGATTCTCCGGTTGAGCGACGGTGACGATGACGTTCATTTGACCGCCCAGGCACTGAACGTTTCCGATCGTGAGGTCATCGAGATGGAGCAACGCCTTCATGGTGAGTATTCTCTGGATGCCGAGCTTCCAGGGAGTGACGGCGTGACGGTTCTGGACGGTATAGCCGACGAACGGATGAATCAGGAAGAGCTGCTGTCCGAGTATGAATCGAATCACAGGTTGAAGCAGGAAGTAGCGAACATTGTTGCGGGCCTCAATGAAAAGGAGCGCTTCGTGATCGAAGCCCGGGTCACTGCGGACGAACCGATGACCCTGCAGGAAATCGCCAGCCATTTTTCCATTTCCCGCGAGCGGGTCAGGCAGATTGAGGAAGCAGCGCTGAAAAAGATGAAACAGGCTTTATTGCCTGTGATTGCAGCAGCTTGACGCCGCCGTGTCGCAGGGGGCGATGCGCCGTTTGAAAAAAAATGGCGCATTTTTTATGCACCGTGATAATATTTCTTGACAGTAATACACTTTTGCTTTAAATAACAAATTTCCGTTCGAGGTTATATTGATCGGAGCGCTGGCGTAGCTCAACTGGTAGAGCAGCTGACTTGTAATCAGCAGGTTGCGGGTTCGAGTCCCATCGCCAGCTCCACTAAAAAAAGAAATTCTCCCTGGAGGGATTCCCGAGCGGCCAAAGGGAACAGACTGTAAATCTGTCGTCAGTGACTTCGGAGGTTCGAATCCTCCTCCCTCCACCATATAAATCACCGAAAACCGGCAGCGGTCTTTGATTCCAGGAGACATTGTCGCCAGAACTGGTAAGAAGCTGCTGGACGGTTTTCACACAACTTCATCTGGATGATGCGGGAGTAGCTCAGTTGGCTAGAGCGTCAGCCTTCCAAGCTGAGGGTCGCGGGTTCGAGTCCCGTTTCCCGCTCCAGAATTTAGCCCACATAGCTCAGGAGGTAGAGCACTTCCTTGGTAAGGAAGAGGTCACCGGTTCGAGTCCGGTTGTGGGCTCCATGTCTTTTTAAACTTCAACTCTAGGCTTTACAAACCAGAATCAAGGA belongs to Geobacter sp. SVR and includes:
- a CDS encoding PHP domain-containing protein, producing MNSNAHYIDLHIHSNCSDGVLSPVQVVERARAEGLETIAIADHDTVAGVAEAITAAAKCEIEVIPAVELSVSYKTWQDVHLLGYGIQYDDAVFLAKLNSFRERREHRNIKILSLVNMRLTEENRATIDLEEVLAYAHDSIGRPHIARALMKRHYVGSMEDAFRRYLVPCNVPKQYWAIEEAIAEIRRLGGLAILAHPTSMTVDRQELRLIVHELCELGLDGLEAYNNLAHADEMEFLRRTAGEMGLAVSAGSDFHGIEDGLEMGRGRGGIRFSAGLLAPLRERLLEREHQLLSR
- the nth gene encoding endonuclease III yields the protein MKPDDIHAVIAILREQCRDWRTPAVTVVADGGRDPFKVLVSCIISLRTRDEVTAVASARLFSRAATPELMQHLSVDEVAELVYPAGFYRNKASQILEISRRLVADYGGNVPDDMDTLLQFKGVGRKTANLVQTLGFGKPGICVDTHVHRICNRWGYVETKSPDETERHLRMLLPVDYWIEINDLLVAFGQNQCYPISPRCSTCRIASFCARRGVLKSR
- a CDS encoding thiolase family protein; translated protein: MAALFRPRPVYVAASWMAPVGRYNGKEKQNLSFLELAERCGEVFTGSPVRRRDIEAVVVGSQNPAAFSAVDNTAAKIAGILGISGAKSVLIDTASSSGASAFENAYLEVASGRNDHVLAIGIQKMSDVSTQESTRIIAGVIDREESEFGLTMPACGALVARALKEKLGLSDEEWTAYAALLTQRSQRFAANNPNAHLNMTIEVSDYYSQIANGKNYRYWHPLRYHDFCPMSDGVAAIILTSKPQDVLVSGLGSATDIPTIADRNYFHSFPATVIAAGYAYGMAGLTNVRKLTGKMHVNMHDPFNGFGPINMVDLGIVSRNRLMDALLDDTLTGPDGAFPTNLTGGLKGRGHPLGATGMIQIVENHALIREKGFIAGLSHSIGGPINNNVVVLLERSDHFQSRRHEPFKPWGLPSLGKLKPKRVSLDALLAGGGSVEGAFVTSTVRFDYKTARPEVVILIVACRFEKTTYKFLFGIDGEYYSRVAIFEGGDPVAIERVDGNIMINRIPVRKFYTRTINGLVELAGNGWKRFIGKNPGPATTQEVPKEP
- a CDS encoding NAD(P)-dependent oxidoreductase, producing the protein MLRRIGFIGLGTVGKHMAANLTKANYELTVFDLSQSAVDDLKALGAGAATSAAEAAKGRDLVIAIVPEGSELASLVFGEHGILAGIDPGTILADMGSHALETTMKTAEEAAKKKVMYLDAPVWGNKDHAVNGLMTIIAGGDPALVGRCQEPFSYFGLNVIHVGRIGDATKMKFIVNLVQAELVQVLAEGLVFGEKMGFTADRILEVLDTRGVASPLFHQKGRSMARGDFSRSLALKYVNDQLHMVMNAARLTGLTLPAAEAASKVYEEAVGRGLGEEDFSAVIKVLRK
- the rpoH gene encoding RNA polymerase sigma factor RpoH, which encodes MVAHLPVVADSLSLYLAEIRKFPLMSEEEEHRTAVAFYERKELAAAHALITSNLRFVVKVAHEYRHYGLKMLDLIQEGNIGLMLAVRKFNPYKGIRLISYAVWWIKAYIQNHIISAWSLLKIGTTQAQRKLFFKLREAKNAILRLSDGDDDVHLTAQALNVSDREVIEMEQRLHGEYSLDAELPGSDGVTVLDGIADERMNQEELLSEYESNHRLKQEVANIVAGLNEKERFVIEARVTADEPMTLQEIASHFSISRERVRQIEEAALKKMKQALLPVIAAA